One stretch of Gemmatimonadota bacterium DNA includes these proteins:
- a CDS encoding DUF1932 domain-containing protein yields MSTFTVGLLSPGDMGHVVGQVAIANGARVITCLNGRSKRTRKLAEIAGIEDVPTYSDLVREASLVICILVPAAAESVAARVADALKETNEQIVYTDCNAIAPATTVRISKTIENAGSVFVDAGIIGGPPRQPGGTRFYCSGPDTSVFEKLNNYGLDARKVGDEIGQASGLKMCYAAQTKGTTALQTELLIAARRMGLYEGLIAEWEMSQQDRLAGMERGLPGMPTKAKRWIGEMEEIAKTFGDLGLTPKIYEGAADMYRLVSETPLADEAPETRDRSRTLAQVIDIFAEQSKDK; encoded by the coding sequence ATGTCAACCTTCACAGTTGGTTTACTGAGTCCCGGAGACATGGGCCATGTCGTCGGACAAGTGGCAATCGCCAATGGCGCTCGGGTAATAACCTGCCTGAATGGCCGCAGTAAGCGCACGCGCAAGCTCGCAGAAATAGCGGGAATCGAAGACGTGCCCACATATTCCGACCTCGTGCGCGAAGCCTCACTCGTAATATGCATTCTCGTCCCCGCAGCAGCAGAATCAGTAGCCGCTCGCGTGGCTGACGCCCTGAAAGAAACGAATGAACAGATTGTATATACCGACTGCAACGCAATAGCCCCGGCAACAACTGTGCGCATTAGCAAAACAATTGAAAACGCGGGCAGTGTATTTGTCGATGCGGGCATTATCGGCGGACCGCCGCGCCAGCCTGGGGGCACGCGGTTTTACTGTTCGGGACCAGACACATCGGTCTTTGAAAAATTGAACAATTACGGGCTGGACGCGCGAAAAGTAGGCGATGAAATCGGACAGGCGTCGGGATTAAAAATGTGCTATGCCGCACAGACCAAAGGGACGACCGCGCTACAAACGGAACTGCTCATCGCCGCGCGGCGCATGGGCCTGTACGAAGGATTGATCGCAGAGTGGGAAATGAGTCAGCAAGACCGGTTGGCAGGCATGGAGCGGGGCTTGCCGGGAATGCCGACCAAAGCAAAGCGGTGGATAGGTGAAATGGAGGAAATCGCCAAAACCTTCGGCGATCTGGGACTCACGCCAAAAATATACGAAGGCGCCGCAGACATGTACCGACTCGTCAGTGAAACACCACTTGCAGACGAAGCACCCGAAACGCGAGACAGGAGCCGAACACTCGCGCAGGTCATCGATATCTTTGCCGAGCAATCGAAAGATAAATAG
- a CDS encoding zinc-binding dehydrogenase — protein sequence ERACLCGSDVPLWDYDHNELAERARLNPRKAKRAPFVDYVNGDPYPLRVGLSIHECLGTVVESTSDQFQTGDFVLALPDAQRGLCEYICAPDSRTIPLPKGVVSDEQILMTQPLGTVVWACQKLGNIVDSDVAIVGQGPMGLMFTRMLANLGARTVIGLDKLDYRLHTAKKMHATHTVNVDKDNPVEAIREITNGKMADLVVEAVGHQTKTLNSCVKLVRHMGTLLCFGVPDDAYYPFAYPEFFRLNLNLISTVGPNVVPNFSLARDLIAQGRVDMAPLVTHVLPFEEIQHGYELFTDRLDGAIKVVIDYNSLRT from the coding sequence GAACGGGCGTGTCTTTGCGGTTCAGACGTGCCATTATGGGATTACGATCACAACGAACTGGCAGAAAGAGCGCGACTCAATCCGCGCAAAGCAAAACGCGCACCATTTGTCGATTATGTCAATGGAGACCCGTATCCCCTGCGCGTCGGCCTCTCGATTCACGAATGCCTGGGCACAGTCGTTGAATCGACATCTGACCAATTTCAAACCGGCGATTTTGTACTTGCACTACCCGACGCACAAAGGGGACTGTGCGAATATATCTGCGCCCCCGACAGCCGAACCATTCCACTGCCAAAAGGGGTTGTATCCGACGAACAAATTCTGATGACCCAACCCCTGGGCACAGTCGTATGGGCGTGTCAAAAACTCGGCAACATCGTCGATAGTGACGTGGCAATAGTCGGACAAGGTCCTATGGGATTGATGTTCACGCGCATGCTGGCCAATTTGGGCGCGCGAACCGTAATTGGACTCGACAAATTGGATTACCGCTTACACACCGCAAAAAAAATGCACGCAACCCATACCGTCAACGTCGATAAAGACAATCCTGTGGAAGCCATCCGAGAGATTACCAACGGCAAAATGGCGGACCTGGTAGTCGAAGCGGTCGGTCACCAGACAAAAACGCTCAATTCGTGTGTGAAACTCGTGCGCCACATGGGCACACTGCTGTGCTTTGGCGTACCCGATGATGCGTATTACCCATTTGCATATCCCGAATTTTTCAGATTAAATCTCAACTTGATCTCCACAGTTGGTCCCAATGTGGTGCCCAATTTTTCTCTTGCCCGCGACCTGATCGCACAAGGACGTGTTGACATGGCACCTCTGGTAACGCATGTATTGCCCTTTGAAGAGATTCAGCACGGGTATGAGTTATTTACCGATCGCCTCGATGGGGCCATTAAAGTGGTTATCGATTACAATTCGCTGCGAACCTGA